A DNA window from Eremothecium cymbalariae DBVPG#7215 chromosome 3, complete sequence contains the following coding sequences:
- the XBP1 gene encoding Xbp1p (similar to Ashbya gossypii ADL227C) produces the protein MSKKANYRCTPMNRLESVALTDSPIDDYQRYYFMQIVSRLDSAAACELDLLERVNADLNIRTTSYRTNSAFQFYDLSMGQAKAEPCQLSRKERKTLECFEYQIPDITKGPCVSGDISLHRQHGFLCVNSENVIKLQQQRGPSAPDISFLTKNQQFKLQKLQYSEHATSVINPNNVILWDYKTGYVFFTGIWRLYQDVMRAMCNMPRTGSSEHEEENSQKRLWQCVKELEYSLKSCLYEANSHVPGDGAGSGSYASVPYKRHRVSSDRSASTAVPAAHGGGLGIPGQKATGNQAGSNNSSSQTAGVAGGAPSHAVTSGNGPSGAGAPCAASSLSYTDVHWNQLDPAWKQQLCQMFQEIRKLDFTLDFQDCYKRIRGGYIKIQGTWLPLEISRQLCTRFCFPIRYLLVPIFGADFPRQCEEWHIEHRVQQPQQQPATGFNNDNGAGINDFYTNQVQTATPLDQTSISPRSSYLAARHVNTLAGAKKNGSDLELLDASQNLLDISRTNFTNSDYYLSPNTPPPILSGSYYQRGCLTYSDRMSFDSSGILQYAPVATTVEATGPPASYKQRAHSWSGTTPQVCGNPQRRESLPPISNLINSLPNFNSGLATYQPQPQQQAQQQQTHQKQQSSRALQSYANGPSQVPSNQMHAGFLNPKSYKRVYNSNKQPEFCNSPLQALNSEDTAPQYAHHHATDGPMPIAVVPEWSNMYATDGPSYTYSEGVHIGYSNRL, from the coding sequence ATGTCTAAGAAGGCCAATTATCGTTGTACGCCAATGAACCGGCTTGAGTCTGTTGCATTGACGGACTCGCCTATAGATGACTACCAgagatattattttatgcAGATTGTGTCGAGATTGGATTCCGCAGCTGCTTGTGAGCTGGATCTTTTAGAGAGAGTGAATGCGGATCTTAACATTAGAACGACGTCCTATAGAACGAACTCCGCGTTCCAGTTTTATGACTTGTCTATGGGGCAGGCAAAGGCAGAACCTTGTCAACTATCTCGAAAGGAGCGCAAGACGTTGGAATGCTTTGAGTATCAGATACCGGATATCACTAAAGGGCCCTGTGTTTCGGGTGACATTAGTCTTCATCGGCAGCATGGATTCTTGTGTGTGAACTCTGAAAATGTCATCaagttgcagcagcagcgggGGCCGTCCGCGCCGGACATCAGCTTCCTAACGAAAAACCAACAGTTTAAGCTGCAGAAGCTACAGTACTCGGAACATGCAACTAGCGTAATTAATCCCAATAATGTAATTCTCTGGGACTATAAAACTGGGTACGTATTCTTTACTGGTATCTGGAGGCTCTATCAGGATGTAATGCGCGCAATGTGTAACATGCCGAGGACCGGCTCGTCCGAACACGAGGAGGAAAATTCCCAGAAGCGGTTATGGCAATGCGTCAAGGAGTTGGAATATTCCTTGAAAAGTTGCCTTTACGAGGCGAACAGCCATGTTCCCGGAGATGGCGCAGGAAGCGGATCCTACGCTTCCGTTCCTTATAAAAGGCACCGAGTGTCCAGCGACAGATCTGCAAGTACGGCGGTACCAGCTGCCCATGGCGGCGGCCTTGGCATTCCCGGGCAAAAGGCAACCGGCAATCAGGCTGGCTCCAACAACTCATCGAGCCAAACAGCAGGCGTCGCGGGTGGCGCTCCAAGCCACGCTGTTACGAGTGGCAACGGGCCCAGCGGAGCTGGCGCCCCGTGCGCCGCATCAAGTTTAAGCTACACAGACGTACACTGGAACCAGCTCGATCCCGCATGGAAGCAGCAGTTGTGCCAGATGTTCCAGGAAATCAGAAAACTAGATTTCACGCTAGATTTCCAAGATTGCTATAAAAGGATACGGGGCGGTTACATCAAGATTCAGGGCACATGGCTACCTCTCGAAATATCAAGACAGTTGTGCACTAGATTCTGCTTTCCTATTAGATATTTGCTAGTTCCAATTTTTGGTGCAGACTTCCCTCGACAATGCGAGGAGTGGCATATTGAACATCGGGTCCAACAGCCTCAGCAGCAACCTGCAACAGGCTTCAACAACGACAACGGTGCCGGAATTAATGATTTTTACACAAACCAGGTACAAACGGCTACGCCCTTGGATCAAACCTCTATATCCCCGAGATCTTCCTATCTAGCAGCTCGCCACGTTAACACTTTGGCTGGCGCCAAGAAAAATGGCTCCGATCTGGAACTATTGGATGCTTCGCAAAACCTGCTAGACATATCGAGAACCAACTTCACCAATAGCGACTACTATCTGTCACCCAACACTCCACCACCCATTTTGTCCGGGTCTTACTACCAAAGAGGGTGCCTAACGTACTCCGATCGCATGTCGTTTGACTCCTCAGGAATTCTACAGTATGCCCCAGTCGCGACCACGGTAGAAGCGACGGGGCCTCCTGCATCGTATAAACAGAGAGCACATTCCTGGTCGGGTACTACACCACAAGTGTGTGGAAACCCACAGCGCCGGGAATCCTTGCCTCCGATTTCTAACTTAATCAATTCGTTGCCCAATTTTAACTCAGGCCTTGCTACCTACCAACCGCAACCTCAACAGCAggcgcagcagcagcagacacatcaaaaacagcaaTCATCCCGCGCTCTACAGTCATATGCCAACGGTCCCTCGCAAGTTCCTTCGAACCAAATGCACGCGGGCTTCCTCAACCCAAAATCATACAAAAGAGTGTACAATAGTAATAAGCAGCCTGAATTTTGCAATTCACCACTACAGGCTCTGAACTCGGAAGATACTGCACCCCAATACGCCCACCACCATGCTACAGACGGTCCAATGCCTATAGCAGTCGTCCCCGAGTGGTCCAACATGTACGCCACCGACGGCCCATCTTACACTTACTCCGAAGGCGTACACATTGGATACAGCAATCGTTTGTAA